Proteins encoded within one genomic window of Cellulomonas xiejunii:
- a CDS encoding DUF817 domain-containing protein — translation MLRDLRLTLPGAGARELTVVEERIDTWARARLARLRARSVRAGLVELTVFVLKQGWACLFGALLLVLLLVSRFWYPDDAWLARNDALTLAALALQVAMLASRLETLREMRVVLLFHLVGTVMELFKTDAGSWAYAAEGVLRVGAVPLFSGFMYGAVGSYLVRVFRIFELRFDRYPRRWVTAVLAVAIYLNFFSHHWVADARWVLLAGVVAVYGRAVMHFRVHAARLRMPLLLAFTLVAAFIWAAENVATFAGAWLYPSQVDGWVLVGGSKLVSWFLLMIISVVLVTWVYPPRAPGEGDEVTR, via the coding sequence GTGCTCCGCGACCTGCGTCTGACGCTTCCGGGGGCGGGCGCGCGCGAGCTCACGGTCGTCGAGGAACGCATCGACACCTGGGCCCGCGCCCGCCTGGCCCGGCTGCGTGCCCGCAGCGTGCGCGCGGGGCTCGTCGAGCTCACCGTGTTCGTGCTCAAGCAGGGGTGGGCGTGCCTGTTCGGCGCCCTGCTGCTCGTCCTGTTGCTCGTCTCCCGGTTCTGGTACCCCGACGACGCCTGGCTGGCCCGCAACGACGCGCTGACGCTGGCGGCGCTCGCGCTGCAGGTCGCCATGCTCGCGAGCCGGCTCGAGACGCTCCGCGAGATGCGTGTCGTGCTGCTCTTCCACCTCGTCGGCACCGTGATGGAGCTCTTCAAGACCGATGCCGGGTCGTGGGCGTACGCCGCCGAGGGGGTGCTGCGCGTCGGCGCGGTCCCGCTGTTCTCCGGGTTCATGTACGGCGCCGTGGGTTCCTACCTCGTGCGCGTGTTCCGCATCTTCGAGCTGCGCTTCGACCGCTACCCCCGCCGCTGGGTGACGGCCGTCCTGGCCGTCGCGATCTACCTCAACTTCTTCTCGCACCACTGGGTGGCCGACGCACGGTGGGTCCTGCTGGCCGGCGTCGTCGCGGTGTACGGGCGCGCCGTCATGCACTTCCGCGTGCACGCCGCCCGTCTGCGGATGCCGCTGCTGCTGGCGTTCACGCTGGTCGCGGCGTTCATCTGGGCGGCGGAGAACGTCGCCACGTTCGCCGGTGCCTGGCTCTACCCCTCACAGGTCGACGGCTGGGTCCTGGTCGGCGGCAGCAAGCTCGTGTCTTGGTTCCTGCTGATGATCATCTCGGTGGTGCTCGTGACGTGGGTGTACCCGCCGCGCGCACCCGGGGAGGGCGACGAGGTCACGCGGTGA
- a CDS encoding class I adenylate-forming enzyme family protein: MAQDHAGDDDVTAEAATTEAVTADRRHAAVWPQPVLDLLARDPRRPVFEDGDRVVDAGEMRDAVARVVAGLRAAGVGPGVGVALDLGVSPEAFAATVAAFTVGARVCGMPPGLAPEQRTDVLARAHVAVVVDEARLAWLLASPPASSVVAAGQPADVARITWTSGTSGRPKGCVQTYASMSAAWAPYPEQWPPAVAALAPRLDRYLVFGSLSSHVMLEYAVLTLSAGGVLVAARPPGFPDAIVRHRATASVITVGRLHQLVRAQREDPADLSTLRALLVSGSPLAPARLTEALDVLGPVVFHGYGQTETGMIAMVAPEEMLAAPAVLATVGRPPACVDVRERDGELWVRTPAQASGYWGDPRETAGVFADGWVRTRDLGHVDADGYVHLEGRARDVVIVDAQLVHAGAVERVLELDPAVAEAYVAARPDDLTGEAVHAWVVAAHGQVPDAAALRDRVAATLGTVAVPQTVTLVDHVPLAPSGKPDKSALPEPVVTA; encoded by the coding sequence ATGGCGCAGGACCACGCAGGGGACGACGACGTGACCGCCGAGGCTGCGACGACCGAGGCTGTGACGGCCGATCGGCGGCACGCCGCGGTGTGGCCGCAGCCCGTGCTCGACCTGCTCGCGCGCGACCCGCGCCGACCCGTCTTCGAGGACGGCGACCGGGTCGTGGACGCGGGGGAGATGCGGGACGCGGTCGCGCGCGTGGTCGCCGGGCTGCGCGCTGCGGGCGTCGGCCCGGGCGTCGGCGTCGCGCTCGACCTCGGGGTCTCGCCCGAGGCCTTCGCCGCGACGGTCGCCGCCTTCACCGTGGGCGCGCGGGTGTGCGGGATGCCGCCCGGGCTCGCGCCGGAGCAGCGGACCGACGTGCTCGCGCGCGCCCACGTCGCGGTGGTCGTCGACGAGGCGCGCCTGGCGTGGCTGCTGGCGTCGCCCCCCGCGTCGTCGGTCGTGGCGGCGGGGCAGCCCGCCGACGTCGCGCGGATCACCTGGACCAGCGGCACCAGCGGCCGGCCGAAGGGGTGCGTCCAGACCTACGCGTCGATGAGCGCCGCGTGGGCGCCGTACCCCGAGCAGTGGCCGCCGGCGGTGGCCGCGCTGGCACCCCGGCTGGACCGGTACCTCGTGTTCGGGTCCCTCAGCAGCCACGTCATGCTCGAGTACGCCGTCCTCACCCTGAGCGCGGGCGGCGTCCTGGTGGCCGCGCGGCCGCCCGGCTTCCCGGACGCGATCGTGCGGCACCGCGCGACCGCGAGCGTCATCACGGTCGGGCGTCTCCACCAGCTCGTCCGCGCCCAGCGGGAGGACCCGGCCGACCTGTCGACCCTGCGCGCGCTGCTCGTGTCCGGCTCGCCCCTGGCCCCCGCGCGGCTCACCGAGGCGCTCGACGTGCTCGGGCCCGTCGTCTTCCACGGCTACGGGCAGACCGAGACGGGGATGATCGCCATGGTCGCGCCGGAGGAGATGCTCGCCGCACCCGCGGTGCTCGCCACCGTCGGTCGGCCACCCGCGTGCGTCGACGTCCGCGAGCGCGACGGTGAGCTGTGGGTGCGCACGCCCGCGCAGGCGTCGGGCTACTGGGGTGACCCGCGCGAGACGGCGGGCGTGTTCGCCGACGGCTGGGTACGCACCCGCGACCTGGGGCACGTCGATGCCGACGGGTACGTGCATCTCGAGGGCCGCGCGCGCGACGTCGTCATCGTCGACGCACAGCTCGTGCACGCCGGCGCCGTCGAGCGCGTCCTCGAGCTGGACCCTGCCGTCGCGGAAGCCTATGTCGCGGCCCGGCCCGACGACCTCACCGGTGAGGCGGTGCACGCGTGGGTCGTCGCGGCCCACGGGCAGGTGCCGGACGCGGCGGCGCTGCGCGACCGCGTCGCCGCGACCCTGGGGACGGTCGCGGTTCCTCAGACCGTGACCCTCGTCGACCACGTCCCGCTGGCGCCCAGCGGCAAGCCGGACAAGTCGGCACTGCCCGAGCCCGTCGTCACCGCGTGA
- a CDS encoding aromatic amino acid ammonia-lyase produces the protein MSTRAALRTRVDLASPLRTHDLVASAGPVDVVVPLVARERTSAARAFLDTAVGDDRPVYGRTTGFGALVGFRGRADGADQADNTLAHLGAGQGPALPAGLVRATVLVRARSLAQGASGVGPHVLDALAAMLGTTFAPVVPRWGSVGASGDLVPLAAVAAALRGDGEADVDGRRLPARDALAAAGLTPLQLDGRDALALVNGTSLTTAALALALQGVREVHMALVRLTCLLTDLLGCDGQFTDADLLDRYAHPGAAVVGARMRALLTGLVPSGTRALQEPYSIRCTPQLLGAAHDALRYVEDVVTADLAGVSDNPLLFPDHDKVVHGGNFFGQPAAFASDLLALVAAQLGNLAERQLDLLVDPVRNGGLPPMLAAGPGLQHGLQGVQLASTALVAELRRDATPASMQSLSTNLRTQDVVPFGTQAALRSLDGVTVLRLLVGSLALGLRQAAHVGARRPTAPASRALLSALGAAVRPVDPDRPLEQDVRACAHVVLTDHPEDQP, from the coding sequence ATGAGCACCCGTGCCGCGCTGAGGACGCGCGTCGACCTGGCCTCCCCCCTGCGGACCCACGACCTCGTGGCGTCCGCCGGCCCCGTCGACGTGGTGGTCCCGCTCGTGGCACGCGAGCGCACCAGCGCGGCACGGGCGTTCCTCGACACCGCGGTCGGCGACGACCGCCCGGTCTACGGCCGCACGACAGGGTTCGGCGCCCTGGTCGGGTTCCGTGGCCGGGCGGACGGCGCAGACCAGGCCGACAACACGCTCGCGCACCTCGGCGCCGGTCAGGGCCCGGCGCTCCCCGCCGGACTGGTGCGGGCCACGGTGCTGGTCCGCGCCCGCTCGCTCGCGCAGGGCGCGTCGGGGGTCGGGCCGCACGTGCTCGACGCGCTCGCGGCGATGCTCGGGACCACGTTCGCGCCAGTCGTGCCCCGCTGGGGGTCGGTGGGCGCCAGCGGAGACCTGGTGCCGCTGGCGGCCGTCGCGGCCGCCCTGCGCGGCGACGGCGAGGCGGACGTCGACGGACGGCGCCTGCCGGCGCGCGACGCGCTCGCCGCCGCCGGCCTCACTCCCCTCCAGCTCGACGGCCGCGACGCCCTCGCCCTGGTCAACGGCACGTCGCTCACCACCGCCGCGCTGGCGCTGGCGCTGCAGGGCGTGCGCGAGGTGCACATGGCGCTCGTGAGACTGACGTGCCTGCTCACGGACCTGCTCGGCTGTGACGGGCAGTTCACCGACGCCGACCTGCTGGACCGGTACGCCCACCCGGGCGCGGCCGTCGTCGGGGCCCGCATGCGTGCGCTCCTCACGGGGCTCGTCCCGTCGGGCACCCGCGCGCTGCAGGAGCCCTACTCGATCCGCTGCACGCCGCAGCTGCTCGGCGCCGCGCACGACGCCCTGCGCTACGTCGAGGACGTCGTCACCGCCGACCTCGCCGGAGTCAGCGACAACCCGCTGCTGTTCCCCGACCACGACAAGGTCGTCCACGGCGGCAACTTCTTCGGCCAGCCGGCGGCGTTCGCGTCCGACCTGCTCGCGCTCGTGGCCGCACAGCTCGGCAACCTCGCCGAACGCCAGCTCGACCTGCTCGTCGACCCGGTCCGCAACGGCGGCCTGCCGCCGATGCTCGCGGCGGGTCCCGGCCTCCAGCACGGGCTGCAGGGGGTGCAGCTCGCGTCGACCGCCCTGGTCGCCGAGCTCCGCCGCGACGCGACCCCCGCGAGCATGCAGTCGCTGTCGACCAACCTGCGGACGCAGGACGTCGTGCCGTTCGGCACCCAGGCGGCGCTGCGCTCGCTCGACGGCGTCACGGTGCTCCGGCTCCTCGTCGGGTCGCTCGCCCTGGGGCTGCGTCAGGCGGCGCACGTCGGTGCGCGACGCCCCACCGCGCCCGCGTCCCGCGCGCTGCTGTCCGCGCTCGGCGCCGCCGTGCGTCCCGTCGACCCCGACCGACCGCTCGAGCAGGACGTGCGCGCGTGCGCGCACGTCGTCCTCACCGACCACCCGGAGGACCAGCCATGA
- a CDS encoding NAD(P)-binding domain-containing protein, producing the protein MTLDHLVIGAGPAGLQLGALLEADGRRDYLVVDRADVPGSFFTRYPRHRRLISINKPRTGSDDPELNLRLDWNSLLSDDPDLRFTRYTDRYFPDADVMVQYLADFAERSKVRVRYGAPVTRVSRPDDLFEVQVGADTLTARSVVVATGVSRLHRPPIPGFELVEGYDTMSVDPQDYLDQRVLIIGKGNSAFETADALMETTTVIHVAGPDSVRLAWRTHYVGHLRAVNNNFLDTYQLKSANAVLDGTVERIERDAEGLAVTFRFARADETRVLHYDRVLGCTGFAFDPTVFDDTCRPSLAIGGRFPAQTDEWESVDVPGLFFAGTLSQQRDFKHSTNGFVHGFRYAVRALHRVLERRYGGEPWPSTPVDATPAAITAAVVERINRTSALWQQFGVLADVVAVTDGAARYHEEVPVAYHSRVGVGPDGHDDDAFVVTLEYGPDHDKVDPFDIGVQRVAQDTPGVAHDAAYLHPVVRHHRRGELLATHHLAENLENRWDRPDAHVAPLEAFVAGALAGR; encoded by the coding sequence ATGACCCTCGACCACCTCGTCATCGGGGCCGGACCTGCCGGCCTGCAGCTCGGCGCGCTCCTGGAGGCCGACGGCCGCCGCGACTACCTCGTCGTCGACCGCGCCGACGTCCCGGGCTCGTTCTTCACGCGCTACCCGCGCCACCGCCGGCTCATCTCGATCAACAAGCCGCGCACCGGCAGCGACGACCCCGAGCTCAACCTGCGGCTCGACTGGAACTCTCTGCTGAGCGACGACCCGGACCTGCGGTTCACGCGCTACACCGACCGGTACTTCCCGGACGCCGACGTCATGGTGCAGTACCTCGCCGACTTCGCCGAGCGCTCGAAGGTGCGCGTGCGGTACGGGGCGCCGGTGACCCGCGTGTCGCGCCCCGACGACCTGTTCGAGGTGCAGGTCGGCGCCGACACCCTGACGGCGCGCTCGGTCGTCGTCGCCACCGGGGTGAGCCGGCTGCACCGCCCGCCGATCCCCGGGTTCGAGCTCGTCGAGGGCTACGACACCATGTCCGTCGACCCGCAGGACTACCTCGACCAGCGTGTGCTCATCATCGGCAAGGGGAACTCGGCGTTCGAGACCGCCGACGCCCTCATGGAGACGACGACCGTCATCCACGTCGCGGGGCCCGACTCGGTGCGCCTGGCATGGCGGACGCACTACGTGGGGCACCTGCGCGCGGTGAACAACAACTTCCTCGACACGTACCAGCTCAAGTCCGCGAACGCCGTGCTCGACGGCACGGTCGAGCGGATCGAGCGTGACGCCGAGGGCCTCGCGGTGACGTTCCGCTTCGCGCGCGCGGACGAGACCCGCGTGCTGCACTACGACCGGGTCCTGGGATGCACGGGGTTCGCGTTCGACCCCACGGTGTTCGACGACACCTGCCGACCTTCGCTCGCGATCGGGGGCCGCTTCCCCGCGCAGACCGACGAGTGGGAGTCCGTCGACGTGCCCGGTCTGTTCTTCGCCGGGACGCTGAGCCAGCAGCGCGACTTCAAGCACTCGACCAACGGGTTCGTGCACGGCTTCCGGTACGCCGTGCGGGCGCTGCACCGCGTCCTCGAGCGCCGGTACGGCGGCGAGCCGTGGCCGTCGACGCCCGTGGACGCGACCCCCGCGGCGATCACGGCGGCCGTGGTCGAACGCATCAACCGCACGTCGGCGCTGTGGCAGCAGTTCGGGGTGCTGGCGGACGTGGTCGCCGTGACGGACGGTGCAGCGCGGTACCACGAGGAGGTCCCCGTCGCCTACCACTCCCGCGTGGGCGTGGGACCGGACGGTCACGACGACGACGCGTTCGTCGTCACGCTCGAGTACGGGCCGGACCACGACAAGGTCGACCCGTTCGACATCGGCGTGCAGCGCGTCGCCCAGGACACGCCGGGGGTCGCGCACGACGCGGCCTACCTGCACCCGGTCGTCCGGCACCACCGCCGCGGCGAGCTCCTCGCGACCCACCACCTCGCGGAGAACCTCGAGAACCGGTGGGACCGCCCCGACGCCCACGTCGCCCCCCTGGAGGCGTTCGTGGCCGGTGCGCTCGCGGGGCGCTGA
- a CDS encoding alpha-hydroxy acid oxidase — MVPGGRAREVERGARDVLDPVHFDYLAGGAGDERTLTGNEDAFARRRLVPRVLRGPGPVDLSTDLPGVRLAAPVVVAPTAFHRLAHRDGEAATAAGVAAAGGLLTVSTMATTAVEGIAATGAALWFQLYVQPDRAFTAALVARAEAAGCRALVLTVDSPVRGRHGRDERHGFTELPPGVVCENLRAADGRVRDLVVDPDLGWDAVAWLRGRTTLPVLVKGVLHPADARLAVEHGVDGIVVSNHGGRQLDGAVSTLDALPAVVEAVAGRVPVLLDGGVRSGVDALVALALGADAVMLGRPVLWGLALGGADGVRAVLEDLTDELAHAMALVGAHRPADLTPDLVTVP; from the coding sequence GTGGTCCCGGGCGGCCGGGCGCGCGAGGTCGAGCGCGGGGCGCGTGACGTCCTGGACCCGGTGCACTTCGACTACCTGGCCGGCGGCGCGGGCGACGAGCGCACGCTCACGGGCAACGAGGACGCGTTCGCACGCCGCCGGCTCGTCCCGCGCGTCCTGCGCGGCCCGGGTCCGGTCGACCTGTCGACCGACCTGCCGGGCGTGCGGCTGGCGGCGCCCGTCGTCGTCGCACCGACCGCGTTCCACCGGCTCGCGCACCGTGACGGCGAGGCCGCGACGGCGGCAGGTGTCGCGGCGGCGGGCGGTCTGCTGACCGTCAGCACGATGGCGACGACCGCGGTCGAGGGGATCGCCGCCACCGGCGCCGCCCTGTGGTTCCAGCTGTACGTGCAGCCGGACCGCGCGTTCACGGCGGCCCTGGTCGCGCGCGCCGAGGCGGCGGGGTGCCGCGCCCTCGTGCTGACGGTCGACTCACCGGTCCGCGGCCGCCACGGGCGCGACGAGCGGCACGGGTTCACCGAGCTGCCCCCCGGTGTCGTGTGCGAGAACCTGCGCGCGGCGGACGGACGTGTGCGGGACCTCGTCGTCGACCCGGACCTCGGCTGGGACGCTGTCGCCTGGTTGCGCGGCAGGACGACGCTGCCCGTCCTGGTCAAGGGCGTGCTGCACCCCGCCGACGCGCGCCTGGCCGTCGAGCACGGCGTGGACGGGATCGTCGTGTCGAACCACGGCGGCCGCCAGCTCGACGGTGCCGTGAGCACGCTCGACGCCCTGCCCGCAGTCGTCGAGGCCGTCGCCGGACGCGTCCCGGTGCTGCTGGACGGCGGTGTGCGCAGCGGCGTCGACGCGCTCGTCGCGCTCGCCCTGGGCGCCGACGCCGTCATGCTGGGCCGTCCCGTGCTGTGGGGGCTCGCGCTGGGCGGTGCCGACGGTGTGCGCGCCGTGCTCGAGGACCTCACGGACGAGCTGGCGCACGCCATGGCCCTGGTCGGCGCCCACCGTCCGGCGGACCTGACGCCCGACCTGGTGACGGTCCCGTGA